A single genomic interval of uncultured Sunxiuqinia sp. harbors:
- the cysK gene encoding cysteine synthase A, with translation MKIAKDITQLIANTPMVELNKLTKDCHARVFAKLESQNPGGSVKDRLALAMIEQAERDGKITDLTTIIEPTSGNTGIGLAMVCAVKGYQLKIVMPESVSLERRLVLKAYGAELILTSAKGGMREAIETTERMARETENAFIPMQFANPANVEMHRRTTAHEIWNDTEGEVDVFVAGAGTGGTITGVSEILKKKKSSVHCVVVEPSNSAVLSGKSPGSHKIQGIGAGFIPKVLNTEIYNEIFTVSDDVAFDTARALAEQEGIFSGISSGANVYAALEIAKRKENKGKNIVVIVCDTGERYLSTTLFNPEKDAI, from the coding sequence ATGAAAATCGCAAAAGATATCACTCAACTGATTGCCAATACGCCAATGGTTGAGTTAAATAAGCTTACCAAGGATTGTCACGCACGGGTTTTTGCTAAACTGGAATCACAAAATCCGGGAGGGTCAGTAAAAGATCGTTTAGCCCTGGCAATGATTGAGCAAGCTGAAAGAGATGGAAAGATTACAGACTTGACAACTATAATAGAACCAACAAGTGGCAATACAGGAATTGGGCTGGCTATGGTATGCGCGGTAAAAGGGTATCAATTGAAAATTGTAATGCCCGAAAGTGTTTCGCTGGAACGCAGACTGGTCTTGAAAGCATACGGAGCAGAGTTGATTCTGACTTCAGCAAAAGGCGGTATGCGAGAAGCAATTGAGACAACGGAACGAATGGCACGTGAAACTGAAAACGCATTTATCCCCATGCAATTTGCCAATCCGGCCAATGTAGAGATGCACCGCCGGACAACAGCACATGAGATTTGGAATGATACCGAAGGAGAAGTGGATGTTTTTGTTGCCGGAGCAGGTACGGGAGGTACAATTACGGGTGTATCCGAAATATTGAAAAAGAAGAAGTCTTCGGTTCATTGTGTGGTTGTTGAACCTAGCAATTCAGCCGTTTTGTCCGGCAAATCTCCGGGATCACATAAAATTCAGGGAATTGGAGCCGGATTTATTCCTAAAGTCTTGAATACAGAGATTTACAATGAAATTTTCACGGTCTCAGATGATGTCGCTTTTGATACTGCGCGCGCTTTAGCTGAGCAAGAAGGTATATTTAGTGGAATTTCATCAGGAGCGAATGTGTATGCAGCACTTGAAATTGCAAAAAGAAAAGAAAACAAAGGGAAAAACATTGTTGTTATAGTTTGCGATACAGGAGAACGATATTTGAGTACCACACTTTTTAATCCAGAAAAAGATGCAATCTGA
- the guaA gene encoding glutamine-hydrolyzing GMP synthase: MQEKILILDFGSQYTQLIGRRVRELNIYCEIYPYNKYPEIDESVKGVILSGSPFSVRDEKGPKPDLSKIKGKVPLLGVCYGAQYMVHYFGGEVQPSNSREYGRANLGFIDSKNDLFKEVTLGSQVWMSHGDTIEYLPESYKIIASTGDVKNAAYKIDGETTYGIQFHPEVYHTTEGKQMLQNFAVDICGCKQDWTPDSFIETTVAQLKEKLGNDKVVLGLSGGVDSTVAGVLLHQAIGKNLTCIFVDNGLLRKDEFESVLDSYKDMGLNVIGVDAKQKFWDDLEGITDPEGKRKVIGRDFIEVFDVEAHKIKDVKWLAQGTIYPDVIESVSVNGPSATIKSHHNVGGLPEKMHLKVVEPLNLLFKDEVRRVGKALDIRKELLGRHPFPGPGLGIRILSDVTPEKVRMLQEADAIFINGLREWNLYDDVWQAGVMLLPVQSVGVMGDERTYENVVALRAVMSTDGMTADWVHLPYDFLAKTSNDIINKVRGINRVVYDISSKPPATIEWE; this comes from the coding sequence ATGCAAGAGAAAATTTTAATCCTCGATTTTGGTTCGCAGTACACCCAATTAATCGGCCGGAGAGTACGCGAGCTCAACATCTATTGTGAGATTTATCCTTACAACAAATACCCTGAGATTGATGAAAGTGTGAAAGGAGTGATCTTGAGTGGAAGCCCTTTTTCTGTACGCGATGAGAAAGGACCGAAACCCGATCTTTCGAAAATAAAAGGAAAAGTGCCTTTGTTGGGCGTTTGTTATGGCGCACAGTATATGGTTCATTATTTTGGTGGCGAAGTACAACCTTCCAACTCACGCGAGTATGGTCGAGCCAATCTAGGTTTTATCGATTCGAAAAATGATCTGTTTAAAGAGGTAACTTTAGGAAGCCAGGTTTGGATGTCGCATGGCGATACCATTGAATATTTACCCGAATCGTATAAAATTATTGCATCGACAGGCGATGTGAAAAATGCCGCTTATAAAATTGACGGCGAAACAACTTATGGTATTCAGTTTCACCCCGAAGTGTACCATACCACCGAAGGAAAACAAATGCTACAAAATTTTGCGGTCGATATTTGCGGATGTAAGCAGGACTGGACTCCTGATTCGTTTATTGAAACTACGGTTGCTCAGCTGAAAGAAAAACTGGGGAATGATAAAGTGGTTTTGGGATTGTCGGGAGGAGTAGATTCGACCGTTGCCGGAGTGTTGTTGCATCAGGCAATTGGTAAAAATTTGACCTGTATTTTTGTGGATAACGGTTTGTTGCGTAAAGATGAATTTGAATCGGTTTTGGATTCGTACAAAGATATGGGGCTGAACGTGATTGGTGTTGATGCCAAACAAAAATTTTGGGACGACCTGGAAGGAATTACTGATCCGGAAGGAAAACGCAAAGTGATTGGCCGCGACTTTATTGAAGTATTCGATGTTGAAGCACACAAAATAAAAGATGTGAAGTGGCTGGCACAAGGAACGATTTATCCTGATGTGATTGAATCGGTGTCGGTGAATGGCCCTTCGGCAACCATTAAATCGCACCACAACGTAGGTGGCTTACCCGAGAAAATGCACCTGAAAGTGGTTGAGCCGCTTAACTTACTTTTTAAAGACGAGGTTCGCCGTGTTGGAAAAGCGTTGGACATTCGAAAAGAATTGTTGGGACGTCATCCGTTTCCCGGTCCGGGATTGGGAATTCGTATTTTAAGTGATGTAACTCCTGAAAAAGTCCGCATGCTTCAAGAAGCCGATGCCATTTTTATCAACGGTTTACGCGAATGGAATTTGTACGACGATGTTTGGCAGGCAGGCGTAATGCTGTTGCCGGTTCAGTCGGTTGGAGTAATGGGCGATGAGCGCACCTACGAAAATGTGGTGGCGCTTCGGGCGGTAATGTCCACCGATGGGATGACAGCCGATTGGGTACATTTACCTTACGATTTTCTGGCCAAAACATCGAATGACATTATCAACAAAGTTCGCGGAATTAACCGGGTTGTTTACGATATCAGTTCTAAACCACCGGCAACCATCGAGTGGGAATAA
- a CDS encoding S41 family peptidase — translation MIRIRKAIALGIILALGLISVNHTAQAQDVQTNMMKFGRLLQLVQSYYVDTTNIDELTEKAVVEVLKQLDPHSVYISKEEVEKMNEPLKGSFEGVGISFSIFKDTLLVVSTIPGGPSEKVGLQAGDRIVDIDDKNIAGIGLENSDVFDLLRGDKGTEVNLKVLRHSEDGLLDFRIIRDKIPIHSLDASYMINDETGYIKLNRFSATTTEEFSTAIKELEQKPNFKNMVLDLRGNGGGYLKAAIELADQFLGAFKMVVYTEGTNNKRKEYKASALGEFEQGKLVVLIDEGSASASEIVSGAIQDWDRGVVIGRRSFGKGLVQQPFFLNDGSMVRLTTAHYYTPSGRCIQKPYDEGVEAYRKDYKKRFETGEFFSADSIHFDDELIYETLNNKRTVYGGGGVMPDIFVPMDTSVYYGYFNQMARKNIIYTTALDYMDINREEFTKKYSSFEVYKKSFEVDEELVDKMIAKADEEGIEKKEGSVEFARPLIRQHIKALIARDLFGLSEYYQIMNSDSDVIREAIRVLENSTEYNNLLVEK, via the coding sequence ATGATTAGAATTAGAAAAGCAATCGCATTGGGAATCATACTGGCATTAGGCCTGATTTCCGTAAATCATACCGCACAGGCACAAGATGTTCAAACCAACATGATGAAGTTTGGACGACTGCTGCAACTCGTACAAAGTTATTATGTCGACACAACTAATATTGATGAGTTAACAGAAAAAGCGGTGGTTGAGGTTTTGAAACAGCTGGATCCTCACTCGGTTTATATTTCGAAAGAAGAGGTCGAAAAAATGAACGAGCCCTTGAAAGGTAGCTTTGAGGGAGTGGGAATCTCATTCAGTATTTTTAAAGATACCTTGTTGGTTGTGTCAACGATTCCAGGCGGGCCTTCCGAAAAAGTCGGGCTTCAGGCCGGCGACCGTATTGTTGATATTGATGACAAAAATATAGCCGGTATTGGCTTGGAAAACAGCGATGTGTTTGATCTGCTTCGTGGTGACAAAGGCACGGAGGTAAATCTAAAAGTCCTTCGCCATAGTGAAGATGGTTTGTTGGATTTCCGTATTATCCGGGATAAAATTCCGATTCATAGTTTGGACGCTTCTTACATGATTAATGATGAAACCGGATATATTAAGTTGAATCGTTTTTCGGCAACCACAACCGAAGAATTTTCCACCGCGATTAAAGAGTTGGAGCAGAAGCCAAATTTTAAAAATATGGTACTCGATCTCCGTGGCAATGGTGGCGGCTATCTAAAAGCAGCTATTGAGTTGGCCGACCAGTTCTTGGGGGCGTTTAAAATGGTTGTTTATACGGAAGGTACCAACAACAAACGAAAAGAATATAAAGCATCGGCGCTAGGCGAGTTCGAGCAAGGCAAGCTGGTTGTGTTGATCGACGAAGGATCGGCTTCTGCCAGTGAAATTGTGTCGGGCGCAATTCAGGATTGGGATCGTGGAGTTGTAATCGGACGCCGTTCGTTCGGTAAAGGTTTGGTGCAGCAGCCTTTCTTTTTAAATGATGGGTCTATGGTTCGCTTAACCACAGCACATTATTACACGCCAAGCGGACGATGTATTCAGAAACCCTATGATGAAGGGGTAGAGGCCTATCGAAAAGACTATAAAAAGAGGTTCGAGACCGGTGAGTTTTTCTCAGCCGACAGCATTCATTTTGATGATGAGCTGATTTATGAAACCTTGAATAATAAACGGACTGTTTATGGCGGTGGTGGCGTTATGCCTGATATCTTCGTTCCAATGGATACGTCGGTTTACTATGGCTACTTCAACCAAATGGCACGTAAAAATATTATATACACTACCGCCTTGGATTACATGGACATAAATCGGGAAGAGTTTACCAAAAAGTACAGTTCGTTTGAGGTTTACAAAAAGAGTTTTGAAGTTGATGAAGAACTGGTGGATAAAATGATCGCCAAAGCGGATGAAGAAGGAATTGAAAAGAAAGAAGGCAGTGTTGAATTTGCCCGCCCGTTAATTCGTCAACACATTAAAGCATTAATTGCCCGCGATTTATTTGGCTTGAGCGAGTACTATCAGATTATGAATTCCGATAGCGATGTGATCAGGGAAGCGATTCGAGTTCTGGAAAATAGTACGGAGTACAATAATCTGTTGGTAGAGAAATAA
- a CDS encoding class I SAM-dependent methyltransferase: protein MDLNYIDINKRLWNHKTEIHYDSEFYDVDSFIRGKDSLNQIELELLGNIKGKKILHLQCHFGQDTISLSRHGAFATGVDFSEKAIEKAQQLNDQVGTNAKFIQSDVYKLPEVLDEKFDLVYTSYGVIGWLPDMKEWAKVIDHFLKPKGEFILVEFHPIVWMFSYDFKKIEFDYMDSDPIIEELEGTYTDKNARIKDKSVSWNHGLSTVINSVIKTGLKITDFREYNYSPYDCFENTVKTDDQKFKIKGLENKIPMTYSLKAIK from the coding sequence ATGGACTTAAATTATATCGACATCAATAAACGACTTTGGAATCATAAAACAGAAATTCATTACGATTCTGAATTTTATGATGTGGATTCCTTTATCAGAGGAAAAGACTCGTTAAATCAAATTGAACTTGAACTGCTTGGAAATATTAAAGGCAAAAAGATTTTACATTTACAATGTCACTTCGGACAAGACACAATTTCTCTTTCAAGGCACGGGGCATTCGCGACAGGAGTTGATTTCTCGGAAAAAGCAATTGAAAAAGCTCAACAACTTAATGATCAAGTAGGAACAAATGCAAAATTCATTCAATCTGATGTTTACAAACTTCCAGAGGTTCTGGACGAAAAATTTGATCTTGTATATACATCTTACGGAGTGATTGGTTGGTTGCCAGACATGAAAGAGTGGGCAAAAGTCATCGATCATTTTTTGAAACCGAAGGGAGAATTTATACTGGTTGAGTTTCATCCGATTGTGTGGATGTTTAGCTACGACTTTAAAAAAATTGAATTTGACTATATGGATTCTGATCCCATAATTGAAGAATTAGAAGGAACCTATACGGACAAAAACGCCAGGATTAAAGACAAATCAGTTAGTTGGAATCATGGATTGAGTACGGTCATCAATTCAGTTATAAAAACAGGATTAAAAATTACAGATTTCAGAGAATACAATTATTCACCGTATGATTGTTTTGAGAACACCGTAAAGACCGACGACCAGAAATTTAAAATTAAAGGATTGGAAAATAAAATACCGATGACTTACTCATTAAAAGCCATAAAATGA
- the pnuC gene encoding nicotinamide riboside transporter PnuC, with amino-acid sequence MANTVYAWLATHYVEVLGSVLGLVYIFLSIKQHIFTWPVGLITSALYVYVFLESKFYADMLLQVYYVGVSIYGWYHWLKGNPNSTGQLKVMRTPKELYLPLVLVTTALFAIFLFGLKYYTDSPVPYGDSLTTAMSIVATWMLARKYIEHWLIWIFVDAFSAVLYGFKDLWPTVILFVVYTVMAAMGYRSWKNDLIKQHG; translated from the coding sequence ATGGCCAATACTGTTTATGCTTGGCTGGCAACACACTATGTAGAAGTATTAGGAAGTGTGCTTGGTCTTGTCTACATTTTTCTATCCATTAAGCAGCACATTTTCACCTGGCCTGTTGGGTTGATAACCTCGGCTTTGTATGTGTATGTTTTTCTGGAATCAAAGTTTTATGCCGATATGCTCCTACAGGTGTATTATGTGGGGGTCAGCATTTATGGTTGGTATCATTGGTTGAAAGGAAATCCGAATTCAACCGGGCAGCTCAAGGTTATGCGCACTCCAAAAGAACTATACCTGCCATTAGTTTTAGTGACTACGGCTTTGTTTGCAATCTTTCTTTTTGGGTTGAAGTATTACACCGACTCACCTGTTCCTTATGGCGATTCACTAACAACGGCAATGAGTATTGTAGCTACCTGGATGCTCGCACGTAAATATATTGAACACTGGCTGATTTGGATTTTTGTTGATGCTTTTTCAGCTGTTTTATACGGCTTTAAAGACTTATGGCCAACGGTTATTTTGTTCGTTGTCTATACCGTGATGGCTGCTATGGGGTATCGGAGTTGGAAAAACGATTTAATAAAACAACATGGCTGA
- a CDS encoding potassium/proton antiporter codes for MNITIENILLVGSLLLLISILIGKTSYRFGIPTLVLFLFVGILAGSEGIGKIYFDNPRLAQFIGVVSLNFILFSGGLDTNWKAIKPVLWQGLSLSTLGVLLTAVSLGTFVWLITDFTIYEGLLLGAIVSSTDAAAVFSILRSKNLALKSQLRPTLELESGSNDPMAYVLTIAFLALVVNPELSLASIIPVFLKQMVLGALAGFVFGKLSKFTINKIQLTYEGIYPVLAIALMFITFSASDFIGGNGFLAIYICAVYLANHDFIHKRTIIKMFDSLAWLMQIVLFLTLGLLVFPSHILPVIGIGLVISLFLILIARPISVLITLLPFRMEPRRRFYISWVGLRGAVPIVFATYPLLAGIEKADMIFNIVFFISLTSVLFQGTTLNLVAKWLQLSLPETIKPEAALDNFLSEQAKKIMQEITIPEDGFASGKKIVDLHFPRTALISMINRNKEYLTPNGSTIIEPNDTLIILADNKQAMNEVHEKLQTSAKQE; via the coding sequence ATGAACATCACCATCGAAAATATACTACTGGTCGGATCGCTACTACTTCTAATCAGCATTCTGATTGGAAAAACCTCCTACCGTTTTGGAATTCCTACCCTCGTTCTGTTTTTGTTTGTAGGAATTTTGGCTGGTTCGGAAGGAATTGGCAAAATCTACTTCGATAACCCCAGGCTCGCCCAGTTTATTGGTGTTGTTTCACTGAATTTCATCCTATTTTCAGGCGGATTGGATACGAATTGGAAAGCCATCAAACCTGTTTTGTGGCAAGGGCTCTCGCTCTCCACGCTGGGCGTTTTACTTACCGCTGTTTCACTGGGAACTTTCGTCTGGCTGATCACCGACTTCACCATATATGAAGGATTGCTTCTTGGAGCTATTGTTTCATCAACCGACGCAGCTGCCGTATTTTCGATACTGCGCTCAAAAAATCTTGCACTAAAAAGCCAATTAAGACCCACGCTGGAGCTCGAAAGCGGAAGTAACGACCCAATGGCTTACGTACTAACCATCGCTTTTTTAGCTTTGGTTGTCAATCCCGAACTAAGCTTGGCTTCTATTATTCCCGTCTTTCTCAAACAAATGGTGTTGGGAGCTTTGGCTGGCTTTGTTTTTGGAAAGCTGTCGAAATTTACAATCAATAAGATTCAATTAACGTACGAAGGAATCTATCCGGTGTTGGCCATTGCCCTGATGTTTATTACATTCTCGGCTTCTGATTTTATTGGGGGAAATGGTTTTCTGGCCATTTACATTTGTGCCGTTTACCTGGCCAACCACGACTTCATCCACAAGAGAACCATCATTAAAATGTTTGATAGCCTGGCGTGGCTGATGCAGATTGTGCTTTTCCTCACCTTGGGACTACTGGTTTTCCCATCGCACATTCTTCCGGTCATCGGTATCGGACTGGTAATTTCTTTATTTTTGATATTGATTGCCCGACCAATAAGTGTGCTGATTACCCTACTCCCCTTCAGGATGGAGCCCCGCAGGCGATTCTACATTTCCTGGGTCGGACTAAGGGGAGCCGTTCCAATTGTTTTTGCAACCTATCCGCTGCTTGCCGGAATTGAAAAAGCCGATATGATCTTCAACATCGTTTTTTTCATCTCCTTAACGTCGGTACTATTTCAGGGAACTACGCTCAATCTGGTTGCCAAATGGCTACAACTGTCATTGCCCGAAACGATCAAACCAGAGGCTGCACTCGACAACTTCCTGTCGGAACAAGCTAAAAAAATTATGCAAGAGATCACGATTCCTGAAGATGGTTTTGCCAGCGGCAAAAAAATTGTAGACTTGCACTTTCCAAGAACCGCCCTGATTTCAATGATTAACCGAAACAAAGAATACCTGACTCCTAACGGATCAACAATCATTGAACCCAACGACACCCTCATTATTTTGGCAGATAATAAGCAAGCGATGAATGAAGTCCATGAAAAACTGCAAACTTCGGCCAAGCAAGAATAG
- a CDS encoding ATP-binding protein: MAEQIRVVLTGPESTAKSTLAKELAAYFKGTFYPEYAREYFREHSTEYSYEDLELITRKQLEQYQHSGESKTKIVFFDTWLIITKIWFQWVFKKEPDWLESEISNLSIDLYLLCLPDIPWEADPLREHGGEDRLKLFHDYKQELENRNLRYVEIGGIGEERIQNAICAVRNFVET, translated from the coding sequence ATGGCTGAACAAATACGCGTGGTGTTGACGGGGCCTGAATCAACAGCAAAAAGTACATTAGCCAAAGAATTGGCCGCCTATTTCAAAGGAACCTTTTATCCTGAATATGCACGCGAATATTTCCGCGAACATTCAACCGAATATTCTTATGAAGATTTAGAATTAATCACCCGAAAGCAACTAGAGCAGTACCAGCATTCTGGGGAAAGTAAAACTAAAATAGTATTTTTTGATACCTGGTTGATTATTACGAAAATATGGTTTCAGTGGGTTTTTAAAAAGGAACCGGATTGGCTTGAGTCTGAAATTTCGAACCTCTCCATTGATTTATATCTGCTGTGTTTGCCTGATATTCCCTGGGAAGCTGATCCGCTGAGGGAGCATGGAGGTGAAGATCGCCTGAAGTTATTCCATGATTATAAACAGGAATTGGAGAACCGGAACCTTCGATATGTTGAAATTGGAGGAATAGGTGAGGAACGAATTCAAAATGCCATATGTGCTGTCCGCAATTTTGTTGAAACCTGA